A genomic window from Plodia interpunctella isolate USDA-ARS_2022_Savannah chromosome 29, ilPloInte3.2, whole genome shotgun sequence includes:
- the galla-2 gene encoding MIP18 family protein galla-2 — protein MTKVADNVNPDVYEKGSEREITSTDQDEDVTDEFDEREIFDLIRNINDPEHPLTLEELHVVEEKNIVVNNKENTVDVSFTPTIPHCSMATLIGLSIRVQLLRALPSRFKVTVSVSEGTHMSEDAVNKQLADKERVAAALENNNLVQIINQCIAVK, from the exons ATGACCAAAGTCGCAGACAATGTGAACCCCGATGTCTACGAAAAGGGCTCCGAGCGAGAAATCACTTCCACAGACCAGGATGAGGATGTTACCGACGAGTTTGACGAAAGAGAGATTTTCGATTTAATTCGCAACATTAATGATCCTGAGCATCCGTTGACTCTGGAAGAACTGCACGTGGTGGAGGAGAAGAATATAGTGGTTAACAATAAAGAGAATACAGTAGATGTGTCCTTCACGCCGACAATTCCACATTGCAGTATGGCAACATTGATAG GTCTATCAATCCGAGTCCAGCTGCTCCGAGCGCTACCGAGCCGGTTCAAGGTAACAGTGTCAGTATCGGAAGGCACGCACATGTCGGAAGACGCGGTCAACAAGCAGCTGGCCGACAAGGAGCGAGTGGCGGCCGCTTTGGAGAACAATAACCTTGTACAGATTATCAATCAGTGCATCGCTGTTAAATAG